From the Oceanispirochaeta sp. genome, the window GTACTAAAAGAGCATCTTAAAATAATGGTGGAATCTTAAACATTTAAATGGTTGAAAACGAGAGGGTCCGTGATGGAGAGGAGAATAAGATAGCTGACACGGAAGAATACATCCGAATTCTTATTTCGGATACAGGTGCAGAGATACCCCCCGATATAATCAATTCTATCTTTGAACCCTATTTCACAACAAAAAAAATCGGGGATGGCAAAGGGTTGGGACTCGCAGTCGTTCATGGGATTGTTGAGAGTTATGGGGGAACCATAGAGGTAGAAAGTCGCGATGGACGGGGAACCAATTCTATTATTTTTCTACCTGAAACGGAGAATACATTGAGTCAGAAAGAGAACAATTTTAAAATCATCCCAAAGGGGAATGAACGGATATTACTGGTTGATGATGAGCCTGTTATTGCTCAGCTTGGAGATTTGATTCTATCCGCACTCGGATACAGGGTTACCAGCATGACAGACAGCATGGAAGCCCTGGAGGTCTTCCAACAGAATCCTTATGATTTTGATCTTGTCATTACAGATATGATGATGCCCGGGATGAGTGGAGAGAAACTCAGCCATCAAATCAGTCTCGTCCGGGAGGATCTCCCCATCATTATCTGTTCCGGCTACGGACCAAACAGCTCCGTCGATGATACAACCAGGGGGAACAGAAAGTCATACCTGAATAAACCATACTCAAAATCAGAGATTGCCGATAAAATCCGAAAAGTTTTGGACCGGTAATCTCATGATGGTTTGTTTATTCTTCACTGGTCTCGCCTTAAACTTGAGGTTCTTCAATGATGATTTCAATGGTCGAACTGCTCATAAAGGATGTATCTGAATTAGAACCAGTTGATGCCACAGGGGTTATTTCAACCTTATAGTATTCACTTTCAGGCGGATTATACTCGGACTTTGATGAAACCGACTCATAGATTTTTGATGTTGCCCCTGATATTTCAGTAAAGTTTTCACCATCAGAAGAATTGTACCACTGGTAGGTTGTTGATGCTTCTGCATCACCCTCTGCATCGCTATAGAGATAATTGGCAGTAAGCGGTAGCTCTACAGCGTTTTCTGTTTCGGCTATGTCATGTAAGGTGAGTGACGGTGCCGGAGAGTCTCCTGATGCAATGACCCATCCAGAAGTCGGAGGAACCATAGGATCCCTAACATCGTCCAAAACAGAGTATTCAGGAAGGGTGTCTATGGAACTGCTCACAACCCAACCGGTATTAGGATCTTTATAGAAGCAATAGTATTTTGGAATAGTGGTTGTTTCATAATAAGGATAGAGATTTTTAAATCCAAGCCTCTCATAAAACCCATTGGCATTATCAGTGCCTGCCCCGCTGACCTTTATCCCAAATTTGACAGTAGGGGCATAATTTCCTTCCCCCGTAAGGTTCAGGACAAAAGGATCATCTATCCCATCCACTTGTATACTGACAGTAGCGTTCAGGTCGCCCGATCCCTGAGGTCTGAAGGTCAGCACGACTTCTGCTGTACCATCAACGGCTGTCGTGGAGGGGAGAGCGGGAATTGTCAAAGAATAGTTTACATCATCCGAAAGAGTAATGCTGGTCACAGTAATTTCATTATCGCCGGTATTCTTCAAGGTAATCGTTTTTGTAATACCCGTGCTATCCGGGTCTACAAAACCAAAGTCATAAGAGGCCTCAGTTTCATATTCAGTTCCATCAATCGTGAATA encodes:
- a CDS encoding response regulator, which translates into the protein MVENERVRDGEENKIADTEEYIRILISDTGAEIPPDIINSIFEPYFTTKKIGDGKGLGLAVVHGIVESYGGTIEVESRDGRGTNSIIFLPETENTLSQKENNFKIIPKGNERILLVDDEPVIAQLGDLILSALGYRVTSMTDSMEALEVFQQNPYDFDLVITDMMMPGMSGEKLSHQISLVREDLPIIICSGYGPNSSVDDTTRGNRKSYLNKPYSKSEIADKIRKVLDR
- a CDS encoding DUF1573 domain-containing protein, translating into MKKNALNLICIGLIIVASIISCTNGNTPSETALDATSPIVFTIDGTEYETEASYDFGFVDPDSTGITKTITLKNTGDNEITVTSITLSDDVNYSLTIPALPSTTAVDGTAEVVLTFRPQGSGDLNATVSIQVDGIDDPFVLNLTGEGNYAPTVKFGIKVSGAGTDNANGFYERLGFKNLYPYYETTTIPKYYCFYKDPNTGWVVSSSIDTLPEYSVLDDVRDPMVPPTSGWVIASGDSPAPSLTLHDIAETENAVELPLTANYLYSDAEGDAEASTTYQWYNSSDGENFTEISGATSKIYESVSSKSEYNPPESEYYKVEITPVASTGSNSDTSFMSSSTIEIIIEEPQV